CGGCATGATTAAAAATTCTCACTTTTTATTATACTTGGAAGACAGATATTTTAAGAAACATAATTTACTGTTATTTTGCACCAATGTactcttttcatttttttttttacattttctgaaATAAATACCCAGATCAAGGGCTGCACATTTTCAACAGGATAAACAAATTGCTGGTGAGCATTTGTTAGACCAGTCATCTTGGTTGTCTCTAAACACTTTACCCATGTAAAATCTCAGATTTGGTCCCTTTTCTTCTTGTTCATTGTAACCtattataaactgtgtggttcgAGTCCTGAtcggctgacagccatggtatatcagatcTTATACCACGGATAAGACAAAGCATTTAGTtttactgtaatgtttacattggtaaccagttcataGTAGCAACAAGGCACCTCTGggatttgtggtatatgaccaatataccatggctaagggctgttctaagGCACAACGCAAAGCGGAGGCCAtaataccacaccccctcaggcattattgcttaattataaaatggttctaaaaaataaaaaaaagtgcaCGAATGTCCTAAAGAACCTCTACATTGGATACTTTGCTTTCATTTCTTCCACCAAGGCAATATATTCTTTTATGGCATCTTCTTTGGACTTTCCTATTGGATTGAAAATAGAAACAGGACACATTGAAGATTTGTGTTACATTCAAAACAGAGAGAGTGGAAAAGCAGAATACATTGTCCAAAAAAATACTTACCTTCCTGTGCTTTCCAACCATCCCATTTAGATTTTCCTTGGAAGTCAAATATTCCCGGACGCTCTGTGGACACAATGCATACATCTTAAAAGTTCTCTTAGAACAAAAAAATATTGCTTTAACTGGCAGGTATTGGCAGTCTGATAGACACTTGCCCATCGGTCAGGAATATTTTTTGGTTACCCGAAGATTATGATCactgaataaaaatgtaaaaagcaaCAACTTCTCCAGTTCAGTTCATAtaaaaaggaaatcagtcaattgaaaataaatgaattaggccctaatctatagatttcacatgactgggaatacaaatcTGTTGGttagatacctttaaaaaaagtaggggcgtggatcagaaaaccagtcagtatctggtgttaccatttgcctcatgcagcctGACATCTCCTTCCCATAGGGTTGATCAGGCAGTTGATTGTGGATGGTTGTCCGACTtgtcttcaatggctgtgcaaagttccTGTATTATggggggaactggaacacgctatcgcacacatcgatccagagcatcccaaacatgctcaatgggtgacatgtcaggtgagtatgcaggccatggaagaactgggacattttcagcttccaggaattgtgtacagatccttgcaacatggggccgtgcattatcatgctgaaacaggaggtGACGACGGCGG
This is a stretch of genomic DNA from Oncorhynchus mykiss isolate Arlee chromosome 7, USDA_OmykA_1.1, whole genome shotgun sequence. It encodes these proteins:
- the LOC110527451 gene encoding acyl-CoA-binding protein, encoding MSMAEFEKAADAVRRLTVQPSYAELAVIYGLYKQATLGNINTERPGIFDFQGKSKWDGWKAQEGKSKEDAIKEYIALVEEMKAKYPM